From the Achromobacter xylosoxidans A8 genome, the window TCTTCCAGCGTTTCGCCCTTGACGGCGAAGACCGGCGTGCCCGACGCGGCGATGGCGGCGGCGGCATGGTCCTGCGTGGAGAAAATGTTGCACGAGGCCCAGCGCACTTCGGCGCCCAGTGCCACCAGCGTTTCGATCAGCACGCCGGTCTGGATGGTCATGTGCAGGCTGCCGGCGATGCGCGCGCCCTTGAGCGGCTGCTTGGCGGCGAATTCCTCGCGGATGGCCATCAGGCCGGGCATTTCGGTTTCGGCGATGGCGAGCTCGCGGCGGCCCCAGCCGGCCAGCGACATATCGGCGACGAGGTAGTCGGAGAAAGATTTATCGGTCACAGCATTCATGGTGTGTAGGCTCCACGTGAAATACGAACGGCGCACGATATGGCCGGACAACGCGAAGACACCACGATGGTCGAGTGCTCGCCTTTCCCGCCATATGCGACAAAGGTGAGCGCCGTTGCTGTAGCGCCGCGCAAAGCGCGCCGCTTGAACAAGGATTCCTGAGCCTGGCGAGCCTGGTTCCGCAGCCGTACAAGCTGGCGGGAACCGCAGGGTCGTCGCAACGCTCCTCAGGATTGCCGGGCATTGTACCCGGGAACCGTGCGCCAGGGATCAAACCCCTGGCTCCCTGGCGGGCATTTCGCCGCCGGGTCGCCTCGCCAGCGCGGCCCCTTCGGGCACGCACGATACCTCTGCGTGTTCCACGCCACGGGCGCTCCCGTCCAGGGGCACCAGTGCAGCCAGCAGGGTCGAGGCAACCGAGTCCCAACTGCGCGTCAGCGCGTGTTCACGCACCGCGTGGCGGTCCAGCGACAGGGCCGCGCGGCAGGCGTGGGCCAGGTCCTCGTCCAGGAATCCGGTGACGCCCTGGGCCACCACCGCCAACGGCGCCTCGCTGCGGAAGGCGGCCACCGGCGTGCCGCAGGCCATGGCCTCCAGCATGACCAGGCCGAAGGTGTCCGTCAGGCTGGGAAACACGAAGACGTCGGCGGATCCATAAAGCGCTGGCAGCGCTTCGTCATGCCGCATGCCCAGGAAGACAGCGCCGGGAAAACGCTTCTTCAACCGCGCCTCATCCGGCCCCGCGCCCACCACCACCTTGCTGCCGGGCAGATCCAGCGACAGGAAGGCGTCCAAGTTCTTTTCCCGCGCCACGCGGCCCACGCTCAGGAATACGGGACGGGGCAGATCGGGGAAGGCCTGGTCGGCGCCCGGCTGGAACTTGCGCGGGTCCACGCCGCGCGACCAGATCTGCAGGTTCGCCAGGCCGCGCCGCGCCAGCACGTCGCGCACCGTGGGGGTGGGCACCAGCACGCGCTGCGAGGGCCGGTGGAACCAGCGCAGATAGCGCCACGGCAAGGCCGCCGGGATGCCCATGCGCGCCTGCAGGTAGTCCGGGAACATGGTGTGGAACGAGGTCGTAAAGCGCCAGCCCCGCGCCAGCGCCATGCGGCGCGCGGCCAGGCCCAGCGGGCCTTCGGTGGCGATGTGCAGGGCGTCGGGCACGATGTCGCCCAGGATGCGGCGCAATTGCCGGCCGGGCTGCAAACACAGCCGCAGGTCCGGCTCGGAGGGCGCCGGCACGGTGCGGCTGCCCTGCGGGTTCACCACGATCAGCTCGTGGCCCCATTCGCCGAGGATCTGCTGCATGGTCGTCCAGGTGCGGACGACGCCATTGACTTGCGGATGCCAGGCATCCGTGACCAGGACGATGCGCATGATGGAGCCGGAAGTGGGCAATAGCGCGATTTAGCCCGCGCCATATGACATGCCCAAGACGGCCTGCGCGGCCGGGTGCTAGTTGTTGCGGCGGGGATACCCTTGCGCCGTGATGCGCACCCAGACTTCGCGCTTTTCCTCTTCCGTCATGAAGACCCAGTTGGCGACTTCCATGGCCGTGCGGCCGCAGCCGCGGCAGATGTCGTCAAACAAGGTGGAGCAGACCGCCACGCAGGGGGAATCCGTGGCTTTGAAGGCGCGTTGCGCGTCTTCGGGCTCGGGAATTTTGGAGAGGTCGACGTGGTGCTGATTCATTGGGCCTAGGTTAACACCCGGAGTGCGTCCCCTTTTAGAAGGCCCTATGTCCTGCCCGGACTTCAACATCTGTCGGCGCCCGCAGTGCTAAGCGCCGGCAACCAGGCTCGCAGAGCGCGTCAGCGCCAGCCGAAAAACTCCGCCGCCTGCGCCAGCAGGGCGTCCGGGCACTCTTCGGCCAGATAGTGCGCGCCCGGCAGCGGACCGCCGGACACGTCCTCCGCCACCGTCCGCCACAGCGCCAGCACGTCGAAATTCCGGCCTACCGCGCCGCGCTCGCCCCACAGCGCCCGCAAGGGCATGCTCAGGCGCTCGCCAGCGTCCCGGCCGGCGCGGTCATGCTCCAGGTCCAGCGTGGCGGAGGCGCGGTAGTCCTCGCAGAGGCCCGTGGCCCAACCGGGCAGGCGCGCGGCGCGCTCGTATTCGGCCATGGCCTCGGCGGAAAAGTGCGCCAGCCCGCCGGGCCGGCCGCCCATCACGGAACGCAGGTAGAACACCGGGTCGCGCTCGATCATGGTTTCGGGCAGGGGCGCAGGCTGGATCAGCCAGAACCAGTGGAAATAGGCCTGGGCGAAGGCGCGCGTGGTGCCTTCGTACATGTCCAGCGTGGGCGCGATGTCCAGCAGCATCATGCGGCTGACGGCGGCGGGATGATCCAGCGCCAGCCGGTGCGCCACCCGCGCGCCGCGATCGTGCGCCAGCACCTCGAAGCGCTCGTGACCCAAGGCGCGCATCAACCCGATCATGTCGGCCGCCATCGCGCGCTTGGAATGCGCCGAATGGTCCGCGGACGCAGCAGGTTTGTCGCTGTCTCCGTAGCCGCGCAGGTCTGCCGCCACGCAGGTGCGATGGCGGGTCAGCTCCGGCCAGACGCGGTGCCAGATGGCGTGGGTCTGGGGATGTCCATGCAGCAACAGCAGCGGCGGGCCCGAACCGTCGACACGCGCGGCGATCTCTATGCCATTGGCGGCGATGCGGCGTACGGGCAGGTCGAAAAATGCGGTCATACGGCCTCTCGGTCCAGGCGGTCGCGCACGCGGCGCGCCAGGTCTTTCATCCAGGGATGCCGCGCCCAATGGCGGGCCTCGAAACGTTCTACCTCGTCCAGCTGCTGCAATGATGCGCCCACCATGTCCTGCCCCTGGACGTACATGCGGCGATGCCGCTCGGGCAGCGTGAACGCCGCCGTCCAGCCGTCCGCCGCGACGACGCGCCCGGCCGCCACGTCGATGCCGAGACGGTTGGTATCCGCATTGGACACCCGCGCGAGCAAGGCGTCGATCTCGGCCGGCGCCAGGCTGATCAGCAACAGGCCATTGTTGACCGCATTGAAGTAGAAGATCTCGCCGAAGCTGGGCGCGATCACGGCGCGGATGCCGAATTGCTGCAGACCCCACACCGCATGCTCGCGGCTGGAACCGCAGCCGAAGTTCGGCCCCGCCACCACGATGGACGCGCCGGCATAGGCGGGCTGGTTCAGCACGCAATCGGGCCTGGGCGCGCCGCTGGCGTCAAAGCGCAGGTCATGCAGCAAGCCCCGGTCCAGTCCCGCCTTGTCGATGATGCGCAGGAACTGCTTGGGCATGATCTGGTCGGTGTCCAGATTGGAAAAAGGCAGCGGCGCGGCGACGCCGGCTATGGTTGCGGTCATGCGTGTTGCTCCCAGGCGCGAATGTCGACGATGCGGCCGGCCAGCGCGGCGGCGGCGGCCATGGCCGGACTCATCAGGTGCGTGCGGCCCGCGCGCCCCTGCCGGCCTTCGAAATTACGGTTGGTGGTGGAGGCGCAGCGCTCGCCAGGGCTGAGCACGTCGTCGTTCATGGCCAGGCACATGGAACAGCCGGGCTGGCGCCATTCGAAGCCGGCCTCGATCAATTGCGCGGCGATGCCCTCGGCTTCGGCCTGCGCGCGCACCGCGCCCGATCCGGGCACCACCATGGCCCGCACCCCCGCGGCCACCTTGCGGCCGCGCACCACGGCGGCGGCCGCGCGCAGATCCTCGATACGCCCGTTGGTGCAGGAGCCGATGAACACGCGGTCTATCGGCAGGCCGGCTATCGGCGTGCCCGGGGTCAGGCCGATGTAGTCCATGGCTTTTTCCAGCGCCAGGCGCGCCAGCGCGTCGGGCTCGGCCTGGGGATCCGGCACCACGCCGTCCACCGGCATGGCCTGGTCCGGGCTGGTGCCCCAGGTGACAAAGGGCGCGATCGTGGCGGCATCCAGCGCGTGCTCGGCGTCGAATGCGGCGTCCTCGTCCGAGCGCAGCGTGGCCCAGTAGGCGCGCGCCTGCGCCAAGGTTTCGCCTTGCAGTTCGGGCGCGTGCGCGGCGACGTAGGCCTCGGTGATGGCGTCCGGCGCGATCAGCGCGGCGCGAGCGCCCGCCTCCACCGTCATGTTGCACAAGGTCATGCGAGCCTCGGCGGACAGCGCGGCTATCGCCTCGCCACAGAACTCCACCGCGTGGCCGCGCGCGCCCTGCGCGCCGATGCGATGCACGATGCAGATCACCAGGTCCTTGGCGGTGACGCCGGCCGGCAGCGCGCCGTCGACGCGGATGCGCATGTTGCGCGCCACGCGGTACGCCAGCGTCTGCGTGGCCAGCACGTGTTCGACTTCGGATGTGCCGATGCCGAAACCCAGCGCGCCCAACGCGCCGTAGGTGGTGGTGTGGCTGTCGCCGCACAGCACCACCATGCCCGGCAGGATCATGCCGTGCTCGGGCGCGATCACATGTTCGATACCTTGCAGCGGGTCGGTGGTGTCGAACAACGCAATGCCCTGTTCGTCGCAATTGCGCTTGAGGTTGAGCGCCTGGCGCGACGAGGCATCGTCGGCGATCACGCGCAGCGCCGACGGCACCGGATGCGTGGGAATGATGTGGTCCACCACCGCCATCTGCTGCCCGGGACGCAGCACGCCGCGGCCGCGCGCGGCCAGGCCGCTGAAGGCCTGCGGGCTGGTGTACTCGTTCATGATGTGCAGGTCGACGTAGAGCAGGATGTGCTCCGCGTCGATCCGGGCCACCTCATGGCTGGCCACCAGTTTGTCGTACAGCGTCATGCCGGGCATGTCTTGCGTCCTTCGTAGTTGGGTCTTGCGGCCCGATCAGTTGGCCTGGATGCCGGCGTCCTTGACGATGCCGGCCCAGCGCGTCATCTCGGCGGCCACCATGGCGTCGGTCTTGGCGGGCGAGGAAATCAGCGGATCAAAGCCCTCGCGGCCCATGCGTTGCGCCAGCTCCGGCGAACGCAAAGCCTGTTCCAGCTTGGCGTTCAAGGTATCGATCACGGCTTGCGGCGTACCCGCGGGCGCGCTGATGACGAACCAGGTGTTGAACTCGTAGCCGGGCAGGCCGGATTCAGCGATGGTGGGCACGTCGGGCAAGAGCGGCGAACGCTTGGTACCGGTCACGCCCAGCGCCTTGAGCTTCTTGCCGTCGACCTGCGGCTTGGCCGCGGACAGCACCGGGAAACTCATCTGCACCTGGCCGCTGATGGTGTCCACCATGGCCGGGCCGCCGCCCTTGTAGGGCACATGCAGGATCTGCGTCTTCGAGACCGACTTGAACAGTTCCGCAGCCATGTGGAAGGTGCTGCCGGTGCCCGCCGAACCGAAGCTCAGATCGTTGGCGGGCCGCTCGCGCACATAGGCCAGCAACTCGCTCACGTTGGCCACCGGCAGCGTGTTGGTCACCGTCAGCACGTGCTGCGAAGTCCCTATGGTGCCGACCGAACGCAGGTCCTTCCGCGTGTCGAAGGGCATGCTCTGGAACAGCGCCGGGTTGATGGCCAGCGACATGGTGTTGACGGCCAGCGTGTAGCCGTTGGGCTCGGCGCGCGCCACCGCGGCCATGCCGATATTGCCGGAGGCGCCCGCGCGGTTCTCCACCACCACGCTCTGCCCCAACGCACGCCCCCAGGCGTCGGAGATCAGGCGCGCGGCGATGTCCACGCTGCCACCGGGCGCGAATGGCACGATGAGCGTCACGGCGCGCTGGGGAAAGGCGTCGGCGGCGGCCGGCGGGGTCCAACAGGATGCGGCGATGGCCGCGCACAAGGCGCCGGCCGCTATGTTGATCTTCATTCCTGGTCTCCTCGTTTGGCCGCGCCAGGCGGCTCTGTAGTGGTGAGCCCAGTGTATAAGCCGGTCTCGTTCTTATAATTAATGATCCGAATAAAGCTTTATTAAATTCAGTTTATAAATAAGCCCATGGACGCCCTCTCCGACCTTGCCTTCTTTTCGCTGGTGGTCAAGCACGGCAATCTGTCCGCCGCCGCCCGCGAACTGGGCCTGACTCCGCCCGCGGTCAGCACGCGCCTGGCCAAGCTGGAACAGCGCCTGGGCGTGCGGCTGCTGAACCGCACCACCCGCCGGGTCAGCGTCACGCAGGAAGGCGAGCTTTATCTGGCCGAAGGCGGCCGCATCCTGACGGACCTGGAAGCGCTGGAACGTTCCGTGTCGAGCGCCCGCGCCCGGCCCCAAGGGCTGCTGCGGCTGAACGCGACCTTCGGCTTCGGCCGCGCCCACATCGTGCCCGCCGTGTCGGACTTCGCTCGCCAGTACCCGGAAGTGGAGGTGCAGATGCGCCTGACCGACAGGCCGCTGAACCTGATCGAGGAAGGCTTCGACGTGGCGGTGCGCTTTGGCGACCTGCCCGACGCGCGCCTGACCGCGCGCAAGATCGCCTCCAACCGCCGGCTGCTATGCGCCTCGCCGCGCTACCTGGAAACGCATGGCGAACCGCGCGCGCCGGGCGACCTGCAACGCCATCGCTGCATCGTGGTGCGCGAGAACGACGTGGCCTATGGCACCTGGCGCCTGGAATCCGGCCTGCGCGCAGAGACCGTGAAGGTGCGCGGGCCGCTCAGTTCCAATGACGGCCAGAGCGCCCTGGAATGGGCGCTGGACGGTCACGGCATCGTGATGCGCTCGGAATGGGAAACTGCGGACCATCTGCGCGCCGGCCGCTTGCGCGTGGTGCTGGCCGACTGGCGCACGCCGCCCGCCGACATCCACGCGCTCTACCCCGAACGCCTGAACCTGCCCGCCAAGACCATCGCGTTCGTGGAGTTCCTGTCGCAGCGCTTCGCCCGGCATCTGCGCGCGCCGGGTTCGGACGCCGCGGTCTGGTGAACAGGCGCTCGCGTCCTGTCCCGCGGCGGCCGGGACCGGGATGGCGCCGCTAAACGTCCGCCCCCAGCCGCGCGCCAGCGCGGACAATGCCGCAGCGCTTGTGTGCCCGCATCACCACGCCGACTTCGCTGTTCAGCACGCCGTCCAGCTCGCCCAGGCGGCGCGTCACCACATCCCACAGATGCAGGCTGTCGCGGCACAACACGTGCCAGAACAGCTGCGACGCACCGCTGGTGCCGAACAGGCAACGGGTGTTGGGATCCAGCGCCAGGTGCGCGGCCAGCGCGTCCACGGCTTGCGGGCGCACCTGCACGGAAATCACCGCCTCCACCGGGAAGCCAACCAGCGCCGGCTCCACTTCCACGCGGAAGCTCAGCGCGCGGCGCTCCACCATGTTGTGCAGCAGGCGCTGCGCGGTGGGCTCGCTGACGCCTGCATGCTCGGCCAATTCCGCCAGGCTGGCGCGGCCATCGCGCATCAGGTAGGCCACCATGCGCTGTTCAGCGTCGGTCAGGGCTGCGGGCGGCTGCGACAGCGTGGGCTCGGCGGCGGCGCCATCCGCCTGAGCCTGGATGCGCCACTGGCCGGCGCGCCGGAACGGCCGCAGCACCAGCCGCGCTTCCACGTGCTCCACCCCATCGATGGACGGCAGCACGCGCGTCACCACGTCCGGCATGTCGGCGGCGTCCGCCAGGGTCAGCTCGGCCATCAGGTCGGCCGAGCCGGCCAGCGTGACCACCAGCTGGCTGATATCCAGCCGCGCCAGCTGGTCCGCCACCTCCGGCACGCGACCCGAACGGCAGCGCACCCAGGCATGCAGCACCACGCCGCGGCCGGTGGCCAGCGGATCGGGTTCGGCGATGACACGCAAGGCGTCGGCATCCATCAGGCGCTTGAGGCGGCGCGCGACGGTGCGCTCGGCGATGCCGGTCGCCGCGCCCAGCTCGCGCCAGGACGCGCGCGGGTCCGCCTGCAGCGCGATCAGGCAGGCGAGATCGGTGTCGTCCAGCCCCGGAGCTAGGGGCTTACCCTTACTTGACGTGTCCATATTCATTAAATTAACGTTCGCTCATTGATAAAAACATAAAATTAAACGGTCTTTTTGACCAAAAATAAATTCTTATTTGAGGTTTTCATGAGCAGCACATCAGCGCCCCTGCGCAAGCCGCAGGGGGCAGCCGCCTCGGCCGGCCCCGCGCCCGTCTCCCGCGCGCGCACCATTCTGGCCGGTAGTGTAGGCAATGCCGTCGAATGGTTCGACTGGACCATCTACGCGTCCTTCGCCATTTTCTTTTCCAGCCAGTTCTTCCCCGAAGGCAACGAAACCACGGCCCTGCTGGCCACATTCGGCATTTTCGCCGTGGGCTTCTTCATGCGTCCGGTGGGCGGCTGGCTGCTGGGCATTTTCTCCGACCGCTATGGCCGCAAGGCCGCGCTGGGCCTGACCATCCTGATGATGGCCGGCGGCTCGCTGATCATCGCCGTCACCCCCACCTATGCCGCCATCGGCCTGGCCGCTCCGCTGCTGCTGACCGCCGCGCGCCTGCTGCAAGGCCTGTCGCTGGGCGGGGAGTATGCCTCGGCCACGACTTTCCTGGCGGAAATGGCGCCGCCCAACAAGCGCGGCTTCTATTCCAGCTTCGTGTTCTTCAGCGCCGCCGTGGGCATCCTGGCCGCGTCCGCCATCGGCTGGGTGCTGACCTCGACCTTGACCAAGGCCGAGATGGCCGCCTGGGGCTGGCGCATTCCGTTCTTCCTGGGCGCGCTGGGCGGCCTGGCCGGCATGTGGATCCGCCGCTCGATCCCGGAAACCGAGGCGTTCTCGCACGCCAAGAAGGCCGGCGTCGAAAAGCAGCCGCTGCGCACCTTGCTGCGCGACCATCCGCGCGAAGTGCTGCGCATCGTGGGCTTTTCCATCCTGACCACGTTCGCGTTCTACATCTTCGTGGCCTATGTGCCCACCTACGCCATCCGCCAGGTGCACGCCGACCCGAAGACCGCGTTCGCCGCCAACACCGTCGCGCTGATCGTGTTCATGCTGGTGCAGCCGCTGTTCGGCATCCTGTCCGACCGCATCGGCCGCAAGCCGCAGTTGATCTTCTTCGCCGCCGGCTACCTGGTGTTCTTCTATCCGCTGATGACCACGCTGGGCCCCTCGTTCGGTTCGATCCTGGCGGTGGAACTGTTCGGCCTGGTGCTGTACGCCATGTACACCTCGATCGCGCCGGCCATCATGTCCGAGCAGTTCCCCACCAGCGTGCGCGCCGTCGGTATCGGCACGCCGTACAACCTGGTCGTGGCGCTGCTGGGAGGCACCACGCCCTATCTGCTGACCTGGCTGCAAAGCAAGGGCATGGAGCGCTGGTTCTTCTACTACGTGCTGGCGGGCGCCGTGATCACGCTGATTACTTTCATCCGCATGCCGGAAACCAAGGGCCAGAGCCTGAAGTAAGCCAATAAAGAACAAGCGTCACGCACTAGCGCTTTCCGGTTCCCGCAGGACCGGAAAGCTTTTTCTTTTCCGATGAGACCCATGCCAGCACAAGACACCGCCCTGCACTTCCAAGACGCCCAGGCCCTGGCCGGCGCCATCCGTCGGCGCGAACTGAGTTCGCGCCAGGTCACCACCCACTTCCTGGACCGCATCGAGCGCGCCCCCGCGCTCGCCGCCTACAGCGAAGTCACGGCCGAGCGCGCGCTGGCCCAGGCCGACGCCGCCGACCGCCTGCTCGCGGCGGGCATGCTGCTGGGTCCCTTGCATGGCGTGCCGGTGGCGGTGAAGGACAGCGTGCAATGGGAGGGTGTGAGCGTCTGCCTGGGGTCACTCGCCCTGCAGGGGCGCATCAGCGACGCCACGGCAGCCCCGCTGCAAAAGCTGGCCGCGCAGGGCATGGTGGTGCTGGGCAAAACACGCATGACCGAGTTCGCCTTTGGACTGTCGGGCCAGAACCCCACGCAAGGCACGGCGCGCAACCCTTGGGACGCGCAGACGGCGCGCGCGCCGGGCGGCTCGTCCAGCGGCGCGGGCGTGGCCGTGGCCGCAGGCCTGGCGCCACTGGCGCTGGGCGGCGACACCGGCGGCTCGGTGCGCGCGCCGGCGGCGCTGAACGGCCTGGTCGGCTTCAAGCCGTCCACCGGCGTGATCAGCCGCGACGGCTGTCTGCCGCTGTCTGACACCCTGGACGTGCTGGGTCCGATCACGCGCAATGTGGCCGACGCCCGCCTGCTGACGAAACTGCTGGCCGGCCCCGACATCGGCGACCCGGCCACGCTGGACTATCCCGCAAGCGCCATCGCGGCCTTGCGCCAGCCTGCCGCGCGCGGCCCGGGCCCGGTAGCGGTGCTGGCCCCCGAAGCCTGGCCCGCCCCCTTGGCAGACGCCGGCCTGCGGGCCTGGCGCGAGGCCGAGGAAAACCTGGCGCAGGCCGGCTACACGCCTACTCCCTGGCATCCGCCCGCGGCCCTGTCGTTCGCCCGCATGGCCGACGACAACTCCGTGGTGCTGGCGTACGAGGCTTACCGCTATTACGGCGCGCTGGCAGAAGACCCGGCCACGCCGCTGTGGGAAGTGGTGCGCAAGCGCATCGCGTCCGGCGGCCGCATCACGCAGGCCGACTACGAAGCCGCACTGCAACGCCGCGCCGCCGACATGGCCGCGTTCGCGCAGGCCATGCAGGGCCTGGACGCCCTGCTGATGCCCGCCTGCGACCAGGCCGCGCAAGCGCTGGACGCTGACGACACACGACACGCCGGCCTGGGCAAGCTGCTGCGTCCCGCCAACTTCCTGGGCGCGGCCGCCATCTCGCTGCCGGCGGGCTTTGATACCGAGGGCATGCCCATGGCGGTGCAACTGCTGGCGTCCGCGGGCGGCGACGCCGCACTGCTGGACTGCGCTGCAGCGCTGGAGCCGGTGCTGGACCCGGCGCCGCGCCGGCCCAACCTGTCAACCTGGGGTCTGTAAACCCCGCACGCAAGAAAAAGCCCCCGCAGTGCGGGGGCTGTGCTTACAGAATCAGAAAGGCTTACACGGCCTTCTTCAGATCCTGCACCTTGTCCGTGGCTTCCCACGAGAATTCCGGCTCGGAGCGGCCGAAGTGACCATAGGCGGCGGTCTTGGCATAGATCGGGCGCAGCAGATCCAGCATGTTGACGATGCCCTTCGGACGCAGGTCGAAGTGCTCGCGCACCAGCTTGGCGATCTGGTCGTCGGGGATGACGCCGGTGCCTTCCGTGTACACGGTGATGTTGATGGGCTCGGCCACGCCGATGGCGTAGCTGACCTGCACCTGGCACTGGCGCGCCAGGCCGGCGGCCACGATGTTCTTGGCCACGTAGCGGGCGGCGTAGGCGGCCGAACGGTCGACCTTGGACGGATCCTTGCCCGAGAACGCGCCGCCGCCGTGCGGGCAAGCGCCACCGTAGGTGTCGACGATGATCTTGCGGCCGGTCAGGCCGCAATCGCCTTGCGGGCCGCCGATGA encodes:
- the leuD gene encoding 3-isopropylmalate dehydratase small subunit, translating into MTATIAGVAAPLPFSNLDTDQIMPKQFLRIIDKAGLDRGLLHDLRFDASGAPRPDCVLNQPAYAGASIVVAGPNFGCGSSREHAVWGLQQFGIRAVIAPSFGEIFYFNAVNNGLLLISLAPAEIDALLARVSNADTNRLGIDVAAGRVVAADGWTAAFTLPERHRRMYVQGQDMVGASLQQLDEVERFEARHWARHPWMKDLARRVRDRLDREAV
- a CDS encoding glycosyltransferase family 4 protein, producing MRIVLVTDAWHPQVNGVVRTWTTMQQILGEWGHELIVVNPQGSRTVPAPSEPDLRLCLQPGRQLRRILGDIVPDALHIATEGPLGLAARRMALARGWRFTTSFHTMFPDYLQARMGIPAALPWRYLRWFHRPSQRVLVPTPTVRDVLARRGLANLQIWSRGVDPRKFQPGADQAFPDLPRPVFLSVGRVAREKNLDAFLSLDLPGSKVVVGAGPDEARLKKRFPGAVFLGMRHDEALPALYGSADVFVFPSLTDTFGLVMLEAMACGTPVAAFRSEAPLAVVAQGVTGFLDEDLAHACRAALSLDRHAVREHALTRSWDSVASTLLAALVPLDGSARGVEHAEVSCVPEGAALARRPGGEMPAREPGV
- a CDS encoding amidase; protein product: MPAQDTALHFQDAQALAGAIRRRELSSRQVTTHFLDRIERAPALAAYSEVTAERALAQADAADRLLAAGMLLGPLHGVPVAVKDSVQWEGVSVCLGSLALQGRISDATAAPLQKLAAQGMVVLGKTRMTEFAFGLSGQNPTQGTARNPWDAQTARAPGGSSSGAGVAVAAGLAPLALGGDTGGSVRAPAALNGLVGFKPSTGVISRDGCLPLSDTLDVLGPITRNVADARLLTKLLAGPDIGDPATLDYPASAIAALRQPAARGPGPVAVLAPEAWPAPLADAGLRAWREAEENLAQAGYTPTPWHPPAALSFARMADDNSVVLAYEAYRYYGALAEDPATPLWEVVRKRIASGGRITQADYEAALQRRAADMAAFAQAMQGLDALLMPACDQAAQALDADDTRHAGLGKLLRPANFLGAAAISLPAGFDTEGMPMAVQLLASAGGDAALLDCAAALEPVLDPAPRRPNLSTWGL
- a CDS encoding alpha/beta fold hydrolase, with the translated sequence MTAFFDLPVRRIAANGIEIAARVDGSGPPLLLLHGHPQTHAIWHRVWPELTRHRTCVAADLRGYGDSDKPAASADHSAHSKRAMAADMIGLMRALGHERFEVLAHDRGARVAHRLALDHPAAVSRMMLLDIAPTLDMYEGTTRAFAQAYFHWFWLIQPAPLPETMIERDPVFYLRSVMGGRPGGLAHFSAEAMAEYERAARLPGWATGLCEDYRASATLDLEHDRAGRDAGERLSMPLRALWGERGAVGRNFDVLALWRTVAEDVSGGPLPGAHYLAEECPDALLAQAAEFFGWR
- a CDS encoding Lrp/AsnC family transcriptional regulator, with amino-acid sequence MNMDTSSKGKPLAPGLDDTDLACLIALQADPRASWRELGAATGIAERTVARRLKRLMDADALRVIAEPDPLATGRGVVLHAWVRCRSGRVPEVADQLARLDISQLVVTLAGSADLMAELTLADAADMPDVVTRVLPSIDGVEHVEARLVLRPFRRAGQWRIQAQADGAAAEPTLSQPPAALTDAEQRMVAYLMRDGRASLAELAEHAGVSEPTAQRLLHNMVERRALSFRVEVEPALVGFPVEAVISVQVRPQAVDALAAHLALDPNTRCLFGTSGASQLFWHVLCRDSLHLWDVVTRRLGELDGVLNSEVGVVMRAHKRCGIVRAGARLGADV
- a CDS encoding MFS transporter, whose protein sequence is MSSTSAPLRKPQGAAASAGPAPVSRARTILAGSVGNAVEWFDWTIYASFAIFFSSQFFPEGNETTALLATFGIFAVGFFMRPVGGWLLGIFSDRYGRKAALGLTILMMAGGSLIIAVTPTYAAIGLAAPLLLTAARLLQGLSLGGEYASATTFLAEMAPPNKRGFYSSFVFFSAAVGILAASAIGWVLTSTLTKAEMAAWGWRIPFFLGALGGLAGMWIRRSIPETEAFSHAKKAGVEKQPLRTLLRDHPREVLRIVGFSILTTFAFYIFVAYVPTYAIRQVHADPKTAFAANTVALIVFMLVQPLFGILSDRIGRKPQLIFFAAGYLVFFYPLMTTLGPSFGSILAVELFGLVLYAMYTSIAPAIMSEQFPTSVRAVGIGTPYNLVVALLGGTTPYLLTWLQSKGMERWFFYYVLAGAVITLITFIRMPETKGQSLK
- a CDS encoding tripartite tricarboxylate transporter substrate binding protein translates to MKINIAAGALCAAIAASCWTPPAAADAFPQRAVTLIVPFAPGGSVDIAARLISDAWGRALGQSVVVENRAGASGNIGMAAVARAEPNGYTLAVNTMSLAINPALFQSMPFDTRKDLRSVGTIGTSQHVLTVTNTLPVANVSELLAYVRERPANDLSFGSAGTGSTFHMAAELFKSVSKTQILHVPYKGGGPAMVDTISGQVQMSFPVLSAAKPQVDGKKLKALGVTGTKRSPLLPDVPTIAESGLPGYEFNTWFVISAPAGTPQAVIDTLNAKLEQALRSPELAQRMGREGFDPLISSPAKTDAMVAAEMTRWAGIVKDAGIQAN
- the leuC gene encoding 3-isopropylmalate dehydratase large subunit, whose product is MPGMTLYDKLVASHEVARIDAEHILLYVDLHIMNEYTSPQAFSGLAARGRGVLRPGQQMAVVDHIIPTHPVPSALRVIADDASSRQALNLKRNCDEQGIALFDTTDPLQGIEHVIAPEHGMILPGMVVLCGDSHTTTYGALGALGFGIGTSEVEHVLATQTLAYRVARNMRIRVDGALPAGVTAKDLVICIVHRIGAQGARGHAVEFCGEAIAALSAEARMTLCNMTVEAGARAALIAPDAITEAYVAAHAPELQGETLAQARAYWATLRSDEDAAFDAEHALDAATIAPFVTWGTSPDQAMPVDGVVPDPQAEPDALARLALEKAMDYIGLTPGTPIAGLPIDRVFIGSCTNGRIEDLRAAAAVVRGRKVAAGVRAMVVPGSGAVRAQAEAEGIAAQLIEAGFEWRQPGCSMCLAMNDDVLSPGERCASTTNRNFEGRQGRAGRTHLMSPAMAAAAALAGRIVDIRAWEQHA
- a CDS encoding LysR family transcriptional regulator, with the protein product MDALSDLAFFSLVVKHGNLSAAARELGLTPPAVSTRLAKLEQRLGVRLLNRTTRRVSVTQEGELYLAEGGRILTDLEALERSVSSARARPQGLLRLNATFGFGRAHIVPAVSDFARQYPEVEVQMRLTDRPLNLIEEGFDVAVRFGDLPDARLTARKIASNRRLLCASPRYLETHGEPRAPGDLQRHRCIVVRENDVAYGTWRLESGLRAETVKVRGPLSSNDGQSALEWALDGHGIVMRSEWETADHLRAGRLRVVLADWRTPPADIHALYPERLNLPAKTIAFVEFLSQRFARHLRAPGSDAAVW
- a CDS encoding DUF1289 domain-containing protein, which encodes MNQHHVDLSKIPEPEDAQRAFKATDSPCVAVCSTLFDDICRGCGRTAMEVANWVFMTEEEKREVWVRITAQGYPRRNN